From a single Tachypleus tridentatus isolate NWPU-2018 chromosome 6, ASM421037v1, whole genome shotgun sequence genomic region:
- the LOC143253701 gene encoding uncharacterized protein LOC143253701 — protein sequence MVQGLEKEVKNVRYCLKQKELDLDLIRSEKDDIRKELKEMEKTRAGEHRAFLNEFTELRKTNIEQGEKIQDLMQQVNMAEERERETERETNEIRGKLSHVEQQLRDSEGKTKLHKKYIEEQQQKLENCQLRLQSQVRTPQESVVKELKEELQQALEQLQETKQQVEYGELLRSRLVEDFKILTQQKSQVQVYLIEARSQLREEKEIRESLESRQTELISEVSTARGRECLLTKTIEEKKSSLAEERERNKRLLVEVAEEQRLKIKEQNTVSFLRGKLKETKQWWTVTQEENCRLQKEKDLLNSEISSLKTKISQMEQETSELRQKVQEMRLAVEEYQSNSQTANHVQGQRWRHLLQLTDNIQLLGHSAVRDYHD from the exons ATGGTTCAG GGTCTTGAGAAAGAAGTGAAAAACGTTCGATATTGCCTGAAACAAAAGGAATTAGACCTGGACTTGATTCGATCAGAGAAGGATGATATCCGTAAAgagctgaaagaaatggaaa AAACCAGAGCTGGCGAACATAGAGCATTTCTGAACGAGTTTACCGAGTTACGAAAAACGAACATAGAACAAGGAGAAAAGATTCAGGACTTGATGCAACAGGTCAATATGGCTGAGGAACGTGAGAGGGAGACTGAACGTGAAACAAACGAGATCCGAGGAAAACTAAGTCATGTCGAGCAGCAG CTGAGAGACAGTGAAGGTAAAACTAAGCTGCACAAGAAATACATAGAAGAACAGCAACAAAAGCTTGAAAACTGCCAGCTGAGACTGCAGTCACAAGTACGGACCCCACAAGAATCAGTGGTAAAAGAACTGAAG GAAGAGCTTCAACAAGCTTTGGAGCAGCTTCAAGAAACAAAGCAACAAGTTGAATACGGAGAACTTCTCAGGTCTCGACTTGTGGaagactttaaaatattaacacaacAAAAATCTCAGGTTCAGGTTTATCTGATTGAAGCCAGAAGTCAACTGAGAGAG GAAAAGGAGATTCGAGAGTCATTAGAGTCGCGCCAGACGGAGCTCATAAGTGAAGTTTCAACCGCTAGAGGTCGCGAATGTCTGCTCACAAAGACTATTGAAGAGAAAAAAAGCTCACTGGCTGAggaaagagagagaaataaacGTCTGCTTGTGGAG GTTGCAGAAGAACAGCGTTTAAAGATCAAAGAACAGAATACCGTTTCGTTTCTAAGAGGGAAACTGAAGGAGACAAAACAGTGGTGGACCGTAACCCAAGAAGAAAACTGTCGACTTCAAAAGGAGAAGGATTTACTGAATTCTGAAATTTcgtctttaaaaacaaaa ATTTCTCAAATGGAGCAAGAAACCTCGGAACTTCGTCAAAAAGTTCAAGAAATGAGATTGGCAGTCGAGGAATACCAGAGTAACTCTCAGACAGCAAACCATGTTCAAGGACAACGGTGGCGACACTTGTTACAGCTCACTGACAATATTCAACTACTTGGTCATTCTGCTGTTAGAGACTACCATGATTAA
- the LOC143253702 gene encoding uncharacterized protein LOC143253702: MNNEMKTVPYFVLAGIVCFITTFVRGTGDDELGKLLNGLDSEDETLPFDLESSNRTHGKKTNGTILLQVTEFKFTPPRPIIRGQNVTIDTKIITNEVPQVQYFVKQGSTDKPHISHYTVKSQPNNNTFVATLWLQDAAISFNVTIQVITSKMEVTKSTTVIVRGSLIGGFCVEDNSCDTKHSICVNSTCVCKAEEFFVAYLEDSSQACLKAADLNESCETDKQCITSNAICRPNICTCMDDFVSNSQKKCELKERKHKMAWWGVLLIVVAVTLVLVGILYTVYRLRKRKSTV, translated from the exons ATGAATAACGAAATGAAGACCGTGCCATATTTTGTACTGGCAGGGATAGTTTGCTTTATAACAACCTTTGTTCGTGGTACAGGAGATGACGAGTTAGGCAAGCTATTAAACGGATTGGATTCAGAAGACGAGACACTTCCATTTGATCTCGAATCGTCTAACAGAACTCATGGAAAGAAAACTAATG gAACGATCCTGTTGCAAGTGACTGAATTTAAATTCACTCCACCTCGTCCCATTATACGAGGCCAGAACGTTACCATAGACACTAAGATCATTACAAATGAAGTACCTCAAGTCCAATACTTTGTGAAACAAGGAAGTACCGACAAGCCCCATATTTCACACTACACCGTAAAGTCCCAACCAAACAACAACACTTTCGTGGCCACATTATGGCTTCAAGACGCGGCCATTTCCTTCAATGTAACAATACAGGTTATCACATCAAAAATGGAAGTAACTAAGTCAACTACGGTGATAGTTA GGGGATCTTTAATTGGAGGATTTTGTGTTGAAGACAACAGCTGTGACACGAAACACTCAATTTGTGTCAATTCAACATGTGTGTGTAAAGCTGAAGAGTTCTTTGTCGCCTATCTTGAAGACTCCAGCCAAGCTTGCTTGAAAG CTGCTGATCTCAACGAAAGCTGCGAGACAGACAAACAATGCATTACAAGCAACGCCATCTGTCGTCCCAATATATGCACATGTATGGATGATTTCGTTTCAAATTCTCAGAAGAAATGTGAACTAAAgg aaagaaaacaCAAGATGGCTTGGTGGGGTGTGTTGTTGATAGTGGTTGCTGTGACATTAGTTTTGGTTGGAATTCTATACACAGTATATCGACTGCGCAAAAGGAAAAGTACTGTCTAA
- the LOC143253703 gene encoding uncharacterized protein LOC143253703 isoform X1, translating into MTVVFSYTVRLVIFQCAIGMKIVNTNSSDTQLENTRKIQSTRNYIENLPIGKTFHILFSEPSDKDNVSSTPKLNGFSNVTEAAITSSVDTASKLYNTILSTPGKLYNTVFSTPGSTKTYSCVINKDCFIYNHAWCSNNRCVCKIGYVWSRKRDVCIVKDSEDYNVIMTGVAISAVMLILLFSGCYIKRTMSSHHSSPVNQTNSYTDGPLSTVSGITSAGFGDLAALDKPPTYDEFLNYKFRSQPFIPEDLPPPSYQESFLSISSTASSSALAGAAQDGLCQSEHDLLHYSDMVVDVMIQRTDCENTAFDP; encoded by the exons ATGACCGTAGTGTTCTCTTACACCGTAAGGTTGGTAATATTTCAGTGTGCCATTGGTATGAAAATTGTAAATACTAACAGTTCTGATACACAACTAGAAAATACACGGAAAATCCAGTCGACCAGAAATTACATCGAAAATCTACCAATAGGGAAAACGTTTCACATATTGTTTTCTGAACCCAGTGACAAGGACAATGTTTCGTCAACTCCCAAACTCAACGGATTCAGCAATGTAACTGAAGCTGCGATTACATCGTCTGTCGATACTGCTAGTAAGTTATATAACACAATTCTCTCAACTCCTGGTAAAttatataacacagttttctCAACTCCGG GTTCGACAAAAACATACAGTTGCGTCatcaataaagattgttttatctACAATCACGCCTGGTGTTCAAATAACCGATGCGTGTGTAAAATAGGATATGTTTGGTCCAGAAAGAGAGACGTCTGTATAGTGAAAG ATTCTGAGGACTATAATGTTATCATGACTGGAGTGGCCATTTCTGCAGTAATGTTAATTCTGCTGTTCTCTGGATGTTACATTAAGAG gACAATGTCTTCGCACCACTCATCCCCAGTGAATCAAACCAACTCGTACACAGATGGTCCTCTATCGACAGTTTCAGGAATCACTTCAGCAGGTTTTGGTGACTTAGCAGCATTAGATAAACCTCCAACATATGACGAGTTTCTAAACTACAAGTTTCGATCTCAACca TTTATCCCCGAAGATCTACCACCTCCATCATATCAAGAATCATTCCTCAGTATAAGCTCCACAGCATCGTCGTCAGCACTAGCTGGCGCAGCACAGGATGGTCTCTGTCAATCAGAACACGATCTGTTACACTACAGTGACATGGTAGTTGACGTCATGATACAGAGAACAGATTGCGAGAATACTGCATTCGATCCGTGA
- the LOC143253703 gene encoding uncharacterized protein LOC143253703 isoform X2, translating into MTVVFSYTVRLVIFQCAIGMKIVNTNSSDTQLENTRKIQSTRNYIENLPIGKTFHILFSEPSDKDNVSSTPKLNGFSNVTEAAITSSVDTASSTKTYSCVINKDCFIYNHAWCSNNRCVCKIGYVWSRKRDVCIVKDSEDYNVIMTGVAISAVMLILLFSGCYIKRTMSSHHSSPVNQTNSYTDGPLSTVSGITSAGFGDLAALDKPPTYDEFLNYKFRSQPFIPEDLPPPSYQESFLSISSTASSSALAGAAQDGLCQSEHDLLHYSDMVVDVMIQRTDCENTAFDP; encoded by the exons ATGACCGTAGTGTTCTCTTACACCGTAAGGTTGGTAATATTTCAGTGTGCCATTGGTATGAAAATTGTAAATACTAACAGTTCTGATACACAACTAGAAAATACACGGAAAATCCAGTCGACCAGAAATTACATCGAAAATCTACCAATAGGGAAAACGTTTCACATATTGTTTTCTGAACCCAGTGACAAGGACAATGTTTCGTCAACTCCCAAACTCAACGGATTCAGCAATGTAACTGAAGCTGCGATTACATCGTCTGTCGATACTGCTA GTTCGACAAAAACATACAGTTGCGTCatcaataaagattgttttatctACAATCACGCCTGGTGTTCAAATAACCGATGCGTGTGTAAAATAGGATATGTTTGGTCCAGAAAGAGAGACGTCTGTATAGTGAAAG ATTCTGAGGACTATAATGTTATCATGACTGGAGTGGCCATTTCTGCAGTAATGTTAATTCTGCTGTTCTCTGGATGTTACATTAAGAG gACAATGTCTTCGCACCACTCATCCCCAGTGAATCAAACCAACTCGTACACAGATGGTCCTCTATCGACAGTTTCAGGAATCACTTCAGCAGGTTTTGGTGACTTAGCAGCATTAGATAAACCTCCAACATATGACGAGTTTCTAAACTACAAGTTTCGATCTCAACca TTTATCCCCGAAGATCTACCACCTCCATCATATCAAGAATCATTCCTCAGTATAAGCTCCACAGCATCGTCGTCAGCACTAGCTGGCGCAGCACAGGATGGTCTCTGTCAATCAGAACACGATCTGTTACACTACAGTGACATGGTAGTTGACGTCATGATACAGAGAACAGATTGCGAGAATACTGCATTCGATCCGTGA